Proteins encoded in a region of the Isoalcanivorax pacificus W11-5 genome:
- a CDS encoding flagellar basal body rod protein FlgF, which produces MDRILYTAMSGARQSMEQQSVISHNLANATTSGFRAQLHALRAVPVQGDGLLPTRVSVMATTPGSDFSTGAVNATGRDLDVALQGDAWLAVQGADGAEAYTRRGDLQIDGDGLLRSAGRPVIGDAGPVVIPPGAQVFMGADGTLSVLGPGEDPGAVVEAGRMKLVNAGAVTLVRGDDGLFRPAADADGNVAVLPADDNARLLSGALEGSNVSTVATMVDMIGSARRYEMQMKVLQSADDNAQRANSLLSLQG; this is translated from the coding sequence ATGGACCGCATTCTCTACACCGCCATGAGCGGTGCCCGGCAGAGCATGGAACAGCAGTCGGTGATCAGCCACAACCTGGCCAACGCCACCACCAGCGGTTTTCGCGCGCAACTGCATGCCCTGCGCGCGGTGCCGGTGCAGGGCGATGGTCTGTTGCCGACGCGCGTCTCGGTGATGGCCACCACGCCCGGCTCCGATTTTTCCACCGGAGCGGTGAACGCCACCGGCCGTGATCTCGACGTGGCGTTGCAGGGCGACGCCTGGCTGGCGGTGCAGGGCGCCGACGGCGCGGAAGCCTACACCCGGCGCGGTGACCTGCAGATCGATGGCGACGGCCTGCTGCGCAGCGCAGGCCGGCCGGTGATCGGTGATGCCGGGCCAGTGGTGATTCCGCCGGGCGCGCAGGTGTTCATGGGCGCCGACGGGACGCTCAGCGTGCTCGGTCCCGGTGAGGACCCGGGCGCGGTGGTGGAAGCCGGCCGCATGAAACTGGTGAATGCCGGCGCCGTGACGCTGGTGCGCGGTGACGACGGTCTGTTTCGTCCGGCGGCGGATGCCGACGGCAACGTCGCCGTCCTGCCGGCGGATGACAACGCGCGGCTGCTTTCCGGTGCACTGGAAGGCAGCAACGTCAGTACCGTGGCCACCATGGTCGACATGATCGGCAGCGCGCGCCGCTACGAAATGCAGATGAAGGTGCTGCAAAGCGCCGATGACAACGCCCAACGCGCCAACAGCCTGCTGTCGCTGCAGGGCTGA
- a CDS encoding cytochrome c oxidase assembly protein codes for MSRGLPLLLLWSSPAWAHSPLSGEAGLPVWLAALLLGMLWALYLAGCRRVAPGGASLALFHVTLLITALTLFGPLDELAETSASAHMVQHMLMMVVIAPLLVLVRPLPQYQAAFGGSRHLLRPLLRGARFPMAMALLHALVVWGWHVPVLYRWALHNEWVHVLEHACFLISAGLLWWAVLRSSLRGTPAALVALLFTLMQTGFLGALLTFSDRSFYGDARSVADQQLAGLLMWVMGGLPYLVASAWCGWRWWRRMQPA; via the coding sequence GTGAGCCGGGGGCTGCCACTGCTGCTGCTCTGGAGCAGCCCGGCCTGGGCGCACTCTCCGCTGTCCGGGGAAGCGGGCCTGCCGGTGTGGCTGGCTGCGCTGCTGCTAGGGATGCTGTGGGCGCTGTACCTGGCAGGTTGTCGCCGCGTGGCGCCGGGCGGAGCCTCTCTCGCGTTGTTTCATGTCACGTTGCTGATTACTGCGTTGACCCTGTTTGGCCCGCTGGACGAGCTGGCGGAAACCAGCGCATCGGCACACATGGTGCAGCACATGCTGATGATGGTGGTGATTGCGCCGCTGTTGGTGCTGGTGCGGCCGCTGCCGCAATATCAGGCGGCGTTTGGTGGCAGCCGCCATCTGTTGCGGCCGCTGTTACGCGGCGCGCGCTTCCCGATGGCGATGGCGCTGCTGCATGCGCTGGTGGTGTGGGGCTGGCATGTGCCCGTGCTGTACCGCTGGGCGCTGCACAACGAATGGGTGCATGTGCTCGAACATGCCTGCTTCCTGATCAGCGCCGGGCTGCTGTGGTGGGCGGTGCTGCGCAGCAGCCTGCGTGGCACGCCGGCGGCACTGGTGGCGTTATTGTTCACACTGATGCAGACCGGTTTTCTCGGCGCGTTGCTGACGTTTTCGGATCGCAGTTTTTATGGCGACGCGCGCAGCGTGGCGGACCAGCAACTGGCGGGCCTGCTGATGTGGGTCATGGGCGGATTGCCGTATCTGGTCGCCTCCGCCTGGTGTGGCTGGCGCTGGTGGCGGCGCATGCAGCCCGCCTGA
- the flgM gene encoding flagellar biosynthesis anti-sigma factor FlgM produces MKIDKLTPLTSPGSLAPGKQTDRSAGAGDASAGSSAAVTHLRHQGSSDQDINTARVEEIRQAISEGRLEIRTDQIADALIASVRDLLGRS; encoded by the coding sequence TTGAAAATCGACAAGCTCACTCCGTTGACGTCGCCGGGCAGCCTGGCGCCGGGCAAGCAGACTGACCGCAGCGCCGGCGCGGGCGATGCCTCCGCCGGCAGCAGCGCGGCGGTCACTCACCTGCGCCATCAGGGCAGCAGTGATCAGGACATCAATACCGCCCGGGTGGAGGAAATCCGCCAGGCCATCAGCGAGGGGCGGCTGGAAATCCGCACCGACCAGATCGCCGACGCGCTGATCGCCAGCGTGCGCGACCTGCTGGGCCGTTCATGA
- the flgE gene encoding flagellar hook protein FlgE, producing the protein MGFSQALSGLNAAAMNLDVVGNNIANSQTVGFKGSSVQFADVYAGAQVGLGTRVAAVLQDFSDGTLETTGRNLDLAVAGTGFFRFMQGEQVVYSRNGQLIMTPEGYLENAQGARLTGFPAGVGTGGQPVPLQVPSGAMNATATTGVEASFNLDARADLIDRATVPFDPADGNSYSYANTGTAFDSLGVEHTMTMYFSKTADNTWEVRVAVDGNADAANVGELVFDSNGLLNEAASTFPTYGFTPGGGADALNFALAFDGTTQFGQDFNLDNLNQNGYTAGTLVGITFDDAGNVVGNYSNERSQVLGTIALADFRNPEGLQAAGDNVWVETATSGQPLLGLPGSGMFGSLESGVVETSNVDLTRALVDLIIAQRNYQANTQTIKVQDEVLQSAVNLR; encoded by the coding sequence ATGGGCTTTTCACAGGCACTGAGCGGTCTCAACGCCGCGGCGATGAATCTGGATGTGGTGGGCAACAATATCGCCAACTCGCAAACCGTCGGTTTCAAGGGCAGCAGCGTGCAGTTCGCCGATGTCTATGCCGGCGCCCAGGTGGGCCTGGGGACAAGAGTGGCGGCGGTGTTGCAGGATTTCTCCGACGGCACACTGGAAACCACCGGCCGCAACCTTGACCTGGCGGTGGCAGGCACCGGCTTTTTCCGTTTCATGCAGGGCGAGCAGGTAGTCTATTCGCGGAATGGCCAGCTCATCATGACGCCGGAGGGCTACCTGGAAAATGCACAGGGCGCGCGCCTGACCGGCTTTCCGGCGGGCGTCGGCACCGGTGGCCAGCCGGTGCCACTGCAGGTGCCCTCCGGCGCCATGAACGCCACCGCGACCACGGGCGTGGAGGCGAGTTTCAATCTGGATGCCCGCGCCGACCTGATCGACCGCGCCACCGTGCCGTTCGACCCGGCCGATGGCAACAGCTATTCCTACGCCAACACCGGCACGGCATTTGATTCCCTCGGTGTCGAACACACCATGACCATGTACTTCAGCAAAACGGCCGACAATACCTGGGAAGTGCGCGTGGCGGTGGACGGCAATGCCGATGCGGCGAACGTGGGCGAGCTGGTGTTCGACAGCAATGGCCTGCTCAACGAAGCCGCCAGCACTTTCCCGACCTATGGTTTCACGCCGGGCGGCGGTGCCGACGCGCTGAACTTTGCGCTGGCGTTCGACGGCACGACCCAGTTTGGCCAGGACTTCAACCTGGATAACCTGAACCAGAACGGCTACACCGCCGGCACCCTGGTGGGCATCACTTTCGATGACGCCGGCAACGTGGTGGGCAACTACTCCAACGAACGCTCGCAAGTGCTTGGCACCATCGCGCTGGCCGACTTCCGCAACCCGGAAGGCCTGCAGGCCGCCGGTGACAACGTCTGGGTGGAAACCGCGACATCCGGGCAGCCACTGCTGGGCCTGCCGGGCAGTGGCATGTTCGGTTCACTGGAAAGCGGCGTGGTGGAAACCTCCAACGTCGACCTCACCCGCGCACTGGTCGACCTGATCATTGCGCAGCGCAATTACCAGGCCAACACCCAGACCATCAAGGTGCAGGACGAAGTGCTGCAAAGCGCCGTCAACCTGCGCTGA
- a CDS encoding flagella synthesis protein FlgN, with protein MNAAAQTPLQRHIAQQQGQLETLSALLQRERTVLQQGEPDSHLLADLAAGKQQLLEDLNLREQRRRAVQQQLGFEDSADGDTEAATRQGCLPGWHAVQALAAEVARQNRLNGLLIDMRLHHNQRMLNFLRDCAREANPESGLYGPDGQARQGSGQISSRV; from the coding sequence ATGAACGCCGCTGCCCAGACACCGCTGCAGCGCCACATCGCGCAGCAACAGGGACAACTGGAGACGCTGTCAGCGCTGCTACAGCGCGAACGCACGGTGCTGCAACAGGGCGAACCGGACAGCCATCTGCTGGCCGATCTGGCTGCGGGCAAACAGCAATTGCTGGAAGATCTGAATCTGCGCGAACAGCGCCGGCGGGCGGTCCAGCAACAGCTCGGCTTCGAGGACAGCGCCGACGGCGATACCGAAGCAGCCACCCGGCAGGGTTGCCTGCCCGGCTGGCACGCTGTGCAGGCACTGGCCGCGGAGGTGGCGCGGCAGAATCGTCTGAATGGCCTGCTGATCGACATGCGGCTGCACCACAATCAGCGGATGCTGAATTTTCTGCGGGATTGCGCGCGCGAGGCCAATCCGGAAAGCGGCCTGTACGGCCCGGACGGCCAGGCCCGCCAGGGGAGCGGGCAAATCAGTTCACGGGTATGA
- a CDS encoding NADH:flavin oxidoreductase, which yields MSDPALAPLLRPFQCKSLTLRNRVAMAPMTRTFSPGFVANEQVAGYYRRRAEGGVGLIITEGTTVGHAAATGYDRVPAIHGEAALAGWKQVVDDVHAAGGQIIPQLWHVGAVRKEGVGPDPSVPGYSPSGLFKPGKANGRAMTQQDIDEVVAAFAQAARDARAVGFDGVEIHGAHGYLIDQFLWEGTNVREDAYGGSLLKRTRFATEVVAAVRAAVGEDFAIVFRFSQWKQQDYDARLAQTPEELAQLLAPLVEAGVDIFHASTRRFWVPEFDGSDLNLAGWTRKLTGKPTMSVGSVGLDDDFIGGKNMGMGGDANPVGLDELLRRMAADEFDLVAVGRALLVDPQWLQKLVEQRADEIRPFTKEALMSLS from the coding sequence ATGTCCGATCCCGCTCTGGCCCCTCTGCTGCGGCCCTTCCAGTGCAAATCCCTGACCCTGCGCAACCGGGTCGCCATGGCGCCGATGACGCGCACTTTCTCGCCCGGCTTTGTCGCCAATGAGCAGGTGGCCGGCTATTACCGTCGCCGCGCGGAAGGGGGCGTCGGCCTGATCATCACCGAGGGCACCACCGTCGGCCATGCGGCGGCCACGGGGTATGACCGGGTGCCGGCGATCCACGGCGAAGCGGCGCTGGCTGGCTGGAAGCAGGTGGTGGACGACGTGCATGCGGCCGGTGGGCAGATCATTCCGCAGTTGTGGCATGTGGGGGCGGTGCGCAAAGAAGGCGTGGGCCCGGATCCGTCCGTGCCGGGCTACAGCCCGTCCGGGCTGTTCAAGCCGGGCAAGGCGAATGGCCGTGCCATGACGCAGCAGGACATTGACGAGGTCGTGGCGGCCTTTGCCCAGGCGGCGCGCGACGCCAGGGCGGTGGGCTTCGACGGCGTCGAGATCCACGGCGCACACGGCTATCTGATCGACCAGTTCCTGTGGGAAGGCACCAATGTGCGCGAGGACGCCTACGGCGGCTCGCTGCTCAAGCGCACCCGTTTCGCGACCGAAGTGGTGGCGGCAGTGCGCGCGGCGGTGGGTGAGGATTTTGCCATCGTGTTCCGCTTTTCGCAGTGGAAACAGCAGGACTACGACGCCCGCCTGGCGCAGACGCCCGAGGAGCTTGCCCAGTTGCTGGCGCCGCTGGTCGAGGCCGGCGTCGACATCTTCCACGCCAGCACGCGCCGTTTCTGGGTGCCGGAATTCGACGGCTCGGACCTGAACCTGGCCGGCTGGACCCGCAAGCTGACCGGCAAGCCGACCATGAGCGTCGGCAGCGTTGGCCTGGATGATGACTTTATCGGTGGCAAGAACATGGGAATGGGCGGTGACGCCAATCCGGTCGGGCTGGATGAATTGCTGCGCCGCATGGCCGCCGACGAATTCGATCTGGTCGCCGTCGGCCGGGCGTTGCTGGTGGACCCGCAATGGCTGCAGAAGCTGGTCGAGCAACGTGCCGATGAGATCCGCCCGTTCACGAAAGAGGCACTGATGTCCCTGAGCTGA
- the flgD gene encoding flagellar hook assembly protein FlgD, translated as MAVATQNTVDSNVLGAINGGGKNSRGTAQDLQDSFMTLLVTQLKNQDPMNPMDNAEMTSQLAQINTVSGVQELNATLENITGQLDASRVLQAAGLIGKGVLVPGERVLVGDEGATTPFGIELKTPADNVVVTIRDASGQVVSRYELGEMKAGVESFVWDAQLEDGTTAPKGAYSVSVEASLNDETLPVTTLSYALVSGISTGSDGAPRLDLGGVAEPVSLEDIRQIL; from the coding sequence ATGGCGGTGGCGACGCAGAACACGGTTGACAGCAATGTGCTGGGCGCGATCAACGGGGGTGGCAAGAACAGCCGTGGCACCGCGCAGGATTTGCAGGACAGTTTCATGACGCTGCTGGTCACGCAGCTCAAGAACCAGGATCCGATGAACCCGATGGACAATGCGGAGATGACCTCGCAGCTTGCCCAGATCAACACTGTCAGCGGCGTCCAGGAACTCAACGCGACACTGGAAAATATCACCGGCCAGCTCGATGCCAGCCGCGTCCTGCAGGCGGCCGGCCTGATCGGCAAGGGCGTGCTGGTGCCGGGTGAACGGGTGCTGGTCGGCGATGAAGGTGCCACCACGCCTTTCGGCATTGAACTGAAGACGCCGGCGGACAATGTGGTGGTCACTATCCGCGACGCCAGTGGCCAGGTCGTGAGCCGCTATGAACTGGGCGAAATGAAAGCCGGTGTCGAATCGTTTGTCTGGGATGCCCAGCTGGAAGACGGCACGACCGCACCGAAGGGCGCCTACAGCGTCAGCGTGGAAGCCAGCCTGAACGACGAGACGCTGCCGGTGACCACGCTCAGCTATGCCCTGGTCAGTGGTATCAGCACCGGCAGCGATGGTGCGCCACGGCTTGATCTCGGCGGTGTCGCCGAACCCGTTTCCCTGGAGGACATCCGGCAGATTCTCTGA
- a CDS encoding winged helix-turn-helix transcriptional regulator — protein sequence MNRKDPAALHEECCAITRALTQIGDWWSLMIVREAMLGTRRFSDFQQALGIARNILCNRLNRLVEAGVLNRVETDEAGRRPEYRLTEKGRDLFVALTALRQWGDKWILTDRPPLTLRDRHSGRPVRPVQVLDADGTPLGLHEVTVDDAR from the coding sequence ATGAACCGAAAAGACCCCGCTGCCCTGCACGAAGAATGCTGCGCCATCACCCGCGCCCTCACCCAGATCGGCGACTGGTGGTCGCTGATGATCGTGCGCGAGGCGATGCTCGGCACGCGCCGTTTCAGCGACTTCCAGCAGGCGCTGGGTATTGCCCGCAACATCCTCTGCAATCGCCTGAACCGGCTGGTGGAAGCCGGCGTGCTCAACCGCGTGGAAACCGACGAGGCTGGCCGGCGCCCGGAGTACCGCCTGACCGAAAAAGGCCGCGACCTGTTCGTGGCGCTGACCGCGCTGCGCCAGTGGGGTGACAAGTGGATTCTCACCGACCGGCCGCCGCTGACATTGCGCGACCGCCACAGCGGCCGCCCGGTACGGCCGGTGCAGGTGCTGGATGCCGACGGCACGCCTCTGGGCCTGCATGAGGTCACCGTCGACGACGCGCGCTGA
- the flgA gene encoding flagellar basal body P-ring formation chaperone FlgA has translation MQPLRPTLLRWLCGLSFSALAVHAPADPLTDAALALLQAHTQGLAEEVRITVQPATVTAGDCPAPMAFLPGAAQDASQLARGGRVTVGVRCAEQVRYLQAQVSVIGPYWVAASDIDAGTTVTHALLREERGDLSRLPHQALREADAAVGRQSTRPLSAGTVLQAQHLRAVPLVTRRQQVVMEADGAGFKITRDVVALDDGARGDLVRVQLDPRTQLNAEVIGPGRVHAAR, from the coding sequence ATGCAACCATTGCGCCCCACCCTGCTGCGCTGGCTGTGCGGCCTGAGTTTTTCTGCACTGGCCGTGCACGCCCCGGCTGACCCGCTGACCGACGCCGCGCTGGCACTGCTGCAGGCGCACACACAAGGCCTGGCGGAAGAGGTCCGCATCACCGTGCAACCCGCGACGGTGACGGCCGGTGACTGCCCGGCGCCCATGGCCTTTCTGCCCGGCGCCGCGCAGGACGCGTCACAGCTGGCGCGCGGTGGACGTGTGACTGTCGGTGTGCGTTGCGCAGAGCAGGTACGGTATCTGCAGGCGCAGGTCAGCGTGATCGGCCCGTACTGGGTGGCGGCCTCGGATATCGACGCCGGCACCACCGTGACGCATGCCCTGTTGCGCGAGGAACGCGGCGACCTCAGCCGCTTGCCGCACCAGGCCCTGCGCGAGGCAGACGCGGCGGTGGGCCGGCAGAGCACCCGGCCGCTGAGTGCCGGCACCGTACTCCAGGCACAGCACCTGCGCGCTGTCCCGCTGGTGACACGGCGCCAGCAGGTGGTGATGGAAGCCGACGGCGCCGGGTTCAAGATCACCCGTGACGTGGTGGCACTGGACGATGGTGCGCGCGGTGATCTGGTGCGGGTACAGCTTGACCCCCGCACCCAGCTCAACGCCGAGGTGATCGGCCCCGGCCGGGTGCACGCCGCCCGCTGA
- the ctaD gene encoding cytochrome c oxidase subunit I, with protein MSGFGTMAPPALDPARGDAGRRHDEFNRVWGNPRGLRTLTIVNHTTVGRNFMLAGGVFFLLGGLMAMLMRTQLALPGQDWLPPDIYNQLFTMHGTVMMFLFAVPVLEGLAMYLIPKMIGARDLVFPRLSAFGFWCYIFGGAILLSSLALGIAPDTGWFMYTPLSGAEHTPGLNADFWLIGITFVEISAVSAGVELVVSIMRTRTRGMTLQTMPLFAWYILAMALMIVFGFPPLILGSILLELERAAGLPFFDVARGGDPVLWQHLFWLFGHPEVYIIFLPAAGIVSTILPVFARRPIVGYRWVVLSVITTAFISFGLWVHHMFTIGIPQLAQAFFSMASMLVAIPTGVQIFAWLATLWTGRPVFHVPMLWITGFLVIFITGGLTGVMLALVPFNWQVHDTHFVVAHMHYVLVGGMLFPLVAGLYYWLPHFTGRMPSRTLSRWGFWLTFGGFNLTFLVMHLTGLLGMPRRVYTYEAGLGWDWPNLISSVGSFVMAAGVAVVLLDLLIHGLYGRRAGINPWQADTLEWATATPPSPYNFMSLPPVTSRHPLWDDPSLPEAIAEGRYALSVADHGRRETWGSDPVSGRVREIVHLPGNSWWPFVAALVLAVMCIGLLAKQYLLAALAAGVVLALLLRWSWENGAHPNAAPDARTAEGDPPLHSRTFDGPGLWGMVVTLLANGALYMALLFGWFYLWTVAPQWQLPVDSRVDWPMWLLASVLMVGGWWLFRRRVQCLRDGKDEGLERALWLIAAIGLAQCMTLVATWHGSVLAPRATSHDAVITVFLLYLLLHCMLATLMTALQALRVRYGYVGRLAPYEPAVVEYWWAYCALVCGVTFAAVVLWPLGWGGV; from the coding sequence ATGAGCGGCTTCGGCACGATGGCGCCCCCGGCGCTCGACCCGGCACGCGGCGACGCCGGCCGGCGGCACGATGAATTCAATCGCGTCTGGGGCAATCCGCGCGGGCTGCGCACGCTGACCATCGTCAATCACACCACCGTTGGCCGTAATTTCATGCTGGCTGGCGGCGTGTTCTTCCTGCTTGGCGGGCTGATGGCCATGCTGATGCGCACGCAACTCGCCTTGCCTGGCCAGGACTGGTTGCCACCGGACATCTACAACCAGCTGTTTACCATGCACGGCACGGTGATGATGTTTTTGTTCGCGGTGCCGGTGCTGGAAGGGCTGGCCATGTACCTGATCCCGAAAATGATCGGCGCCCGCGATCTGGTGTTTCCGCGCCTGAGTGCGTTCGGGTTCTGGTGTTACATTTTTGGCGGCGCCATTCTGCTGTCCAGCCTTGCACTGGGTATTGCACCGGACACCGGCTGGTTCATGTATACACCGCTTTCCGGGGCCGAGCACACGCCCGGACTGAACGCGGATTTCTGGCTGATCGGTATCACGTTCGTGGAAATTTCCGCCGTTTCCGCCGGGGTCGAACTGGTGGTGTCGATCATGCGCACGCGCACCCGGGGCATGACGCTGCAGACCATGCCGCTGTTCGCCTGGTACATCCTCGCCATGGCCCTGATGATCGTATTCGGTTTCCCGCCGTTGATTCTGGGCAGCATCCTGCTGGAGCTGGAACGGGCCGCCGGCCTGCCGTTCTTTGATGTGGCGCGTGGCGGCGACCCGGTGCTCTGGCAGCATCTGTTCTGGCTGTTCGGGCACCCTGAGGTATACATCATTTTCCTGCCGGCGGCGGGCATCGTTTCGACCATCCTGCCGGTGTTCGCGCGGCGTCCCATTGTCGGCTATCGCTGGGTGGTGCTGTCGGTGATCACCACCGCGTTCATCAGTTTCGGGCTGTGGGTGCACCACATGTTCACCATCGGCATTCCGCAACTGGCGCAGGCGTTTTTTTCCATGGCCAGCATGCTGGTGGCGATACCGACCGGCGTGCAGATCTTCGCCTGGCTGGCGACGCTGTGGACCGGGCGGCCGGTGTTTCATGTGCCGATGCTGTGGATCACCGGGTTTCTGGTGATCTTCATCACCGGCGGCCTGACCGGTGTCATGCTGGCGCTGGTGCCGTTCAACTGGCAGGTGCATGACACCCATTTTGTCGTTGCACACATGCACTATGTGCTGGTCGGCGGCATGCTGTTTCCGCTGGTGGCCGGGCTGTATTACTGGCTGCCGCATTTCACCGGCCGCATGCCGTCGCGCACACTGTCGCGCTGGGGCTTCTGGCTGACCTTCGGCGGTTTCAATCTCACCTTCCTGGTGATGCATCTCACCGGCCTGCTCGGCATGCCGCGCCGCGTTTATACCTACGAAGCAGGGCTCGGCTGGGACTGGCCGAACCTGATCTCCTCCGTGGGCAGTTTCGTGATGGCCGCTGGTGTGGCAGTGGTGCTGCTTGATCTGCTGATACACGGGCTCTACGGCCGCCGCGCCGGCATCAATCCATGGCAGGCGGACACCCTCGAATGGGCCACTGCCACACCACCCAGCCCGTACAACTTCATGAGCCTGCCGCCGGTGACATCGCGGCATCCGCTTTGGGATGACCCGTCGCTGCCGGAAGCGATTGCCGAAGGGCGCTACGCGCTCTCAGTGGCTGACCATGGCCGGCGCGAAACCTGGGGCAGTGATCCGGTCAGTGGTCGCGTGCGCGAAATAGTGCATCTGCCTGGCAATTCCTGGTGGCCTTTTGTGGCGGCACTGGTGCTGGCGGTGATGTGCATCGGGTTGCTGGCCAAACAGTATCTGCTGGCGGCGCTGGCGGCCGGGGTTGTGTTGGCATTGCTGCTGCGCTGGTCGTGGGAAAACGGTGCGCACCCGAACGCGGCGCCGGATGCACGCACGGCCGAAGGCGATCCGCCGCTGCATTCGCGCACCTTCGACGGGCCGGGTTTGTGGGGCATGGTGGTCACGCTGCTGGCCAACGGCGCGCTGTACATGGCGCTGCTGTTCGGCTGGTTTTATCTGTGGACGGTGGCACCGCAGTGGCAGTTGCCGGTGGACAGCCGTGTTGACTGGCCCATGTGGCTGCTGGCCAGCGTGCTGATGGTCGGTGGCTGGTGGCTGTTCCGGCGTCGGGTGCAGTGCCTGCGTGACGGCAAGGACGAGGGGCTGGAGCGGGCGCTCTGGCTGATTGCCGCGATCGGGCTGGCGCAATGCATGACGCTGGTCGCCACCTGGCACGGCTCCGTGCTCGCGCCGCGCGCTACCTCGCATGACGCAGTGATCACGGTGTTTCTGTTGTATCTGTTGTTGCATTGCATGCTGGCGACGCTGATGACGGCGTTGCAGGCGCTGCGTGTGCGTTATGGATATGTGGGCCGGCTCGCGCCTTACGAGCCGGCGGTGGTGGAATACTGGTGGGCATACTGCGCACTGGTCTGCGGCGTGACCTTTGCCGCCGTGGTGTTGTGGCCGTTGGGCTGGGGAGGTGTGTGA
- the flgB gene encoding flagellar basal body rod protein FlgB — protein MIDKLAGALNFHQEALNLRHERQRVLASNIANADTPHFKARDFDFSRELSSALQSGRAASQGLSLRTTSARHLDAAGQSSPLHELLYRVPEQPSLDGNTVDMDRERVAFAENAMRYQAALTMLNSRIQGLKSAMQPE, from the coding sequence ATGATCGACAAACTCGCCGGCGCGCTGAATTTTCATCAGGAAGCACTGAACCTGCGCCACGAACGACAGCGTGTGCTGGCCAGCAATATTGCCAACGCCGACACGCCCCATTTCAAAGCGCGCGACTTCGATTTTTCCCGGGAACTGTCCAGTGCCCTGCAATCGGGCCGCGCGGCATCGCAGGGGTTGTCCCTGCGCACCACCTCGGCGCGCCACCTTGATGCTGCCGGCCAGTCGTCGCCGCTGCATGAGCTTTTGTACCGCGTACCGGAACAACCGAGCCTGGACGGCAACACGGTGGACATGGATCGCGAACGGGTTGCCTTCGCCGAGAACGCGATGCGCTACCAGGCGGCACTGACGATGCTCAACAGCCGCATCCAGGGCCTGAAATCCGCGATGCAGCCTGAATAA
- the flgC gene encoding flagellar basal body rod protein FlgC: MSLFSVFDISGSALSAQSQRMNVSASNLANADSVAGPDGEPYRARQVMFESQADAQSTGGVRVTGVLESDAPLKREYQPHHPLADAQGYVSMPNVEPVDEMVNMIAASRSYQANVEVLNTSKQLLNKTLTLGES; the protein is encoded by the coding sequence ATGTCGCTGTTTTCCGTGTTTGATATCTCCGGCTCCGCGCTGAGCGCGCAGTCGCAACGCATGAATGTCTCGGCCAGCAACCTGGCCAATGCCGACAGTGTCGCCGGCCCGGATGGCGAGCCGTACCGCGCACGGCAGGTGATGTTTGAAAGCCAGGCCGATGCGCAGTCCACCGGTGGCGTGCGGGTGACCGGGGTGCTGGAGAGTGACGCGCCACTGAAGCGCGAATACCAGCCGCACCATCCACTGGCGGATGCGCAGGGGTATGTGTCGATGCCGAACGTGGAGCCGGTGGATGAGATGGTCAACATGATCGCGGCCTCGCGTTCGTACCAGGCCAATGTGGAAGTGCTCAACACCAGCAAGCAACTGCTGAACAAGACATTGACCCTGGGAGAAAGCTGA
- the sodC gene encoding superoxide dismutase [Cu-Zn] SodC, with product MFRSHEVGAGVVHTRLGVLFAVVALPLWAIALGGASRNDTTVTMHYVSEQGVGKEAGRIAITETGHGVVFTPNLSGLPESSAGLHGFHIHVHGDCGPTGPDGETGPALAAGGHYDPDDAGRHGSPWGNGHLGDLPPLFVDATGRATQPVLAPRLTQVATLRGRALVVHAGGDNHADQPQALGGGGTRMLCGVIR from the coding sequence GTGTTTCGGAGTCATGAAGTTGGTGCAGGTGTCGTTCATACCCGTCTGGGCGTGTTGTTCGCAGTGGTGGCGTTACCCTTGTGGGCGATTGCGCTCGGTGGTGCGTCCCGGAACGATACGACGGTAACGATGCACTACGTCAGCGAGCAGGGCGTGGGCAAGGAAGCGGGGCGTATTGCCATTACCGAAACTGGGCACGGCGTGGTGTTTACGCCAAATCTTTCCGGCCTGCCGGAAAGCAGTGCCGGGTTGCACGGGTTTCATATCCATGTGCACGGCGACTGTGGCCCTACCGGGCCGGACGGTGAGACCGGACCGGCGCTGGCCGCCGGCGGGCATTATGATCCGGACGACGCCGGCCGGCACGGCAGCCCCTGGGGCAACGGCCATCTGGGTGACCTGCCGCCGTTGTTTGTCGACGCCACCGGGCGCGCGACCCAGCCGGTGCTGGCACCACGCCTGACCCAGGTGGCGACACTGCGCGGCCGCGCGCTGGTGGTGCATGCCGGCGGTGACAACCATGCCGACCAGCCGCAAGCGCTGGGGGGCGGTGGCACGCGCATGCTGTGTGGCGTGATCCGCTGA